The genomic region CAACTGAAACCGCTAACTGGTGGTTCTCCGTACATGATCAAGCTTTGCAATGCAACCAACTGCCGTTCGAATTGATCTACATGTCCTGGTTGAGTCCAATGAATTTGGTACTGCGGTTAGTTTTCGCCAATGTGATGATCGATCaacgaaaaaattcaaagaaaaccaTTGCATCCTGCCGAATCAATGCCAGGAAATGTTAAAACGAGGGCGTACGACATATTCCAGTAAATCACTTTGATcagccacaaaaaaagaagaccgTAGCAGATGGATTGCTTGGTTTGAGAAGGTGGAGCCAAGCTTTTCAACTTAATATAAATAGACAGTGATGCAATCATATTGGTATCAGTCTTTCAGTTCTATTTCAAAGCACCTGCACCGAGATCCTGATACAAAGACCTACAAATTCTGACGAAAACATAACCAAtacttcttttcaaaatgaaacgcgGACTCTTCTTAGACAAAAATCGTTATCTACAGCATGTCAGTTATAAATTTCTATGCTGCACCTGCCTCAAAACGAATAAGTCTTTAAAGTTAGGCCTTGAAAGACCATAAAAAATGTTGTAAGGCTCAGTAATAAAGATTAAACGAAAATTTGCCTCGtctaataaaagaaaaaaagtaaaaatttcaaaaacagttagggaaaaaaatacagtCAGTGCCTTTGAACTACCTGAAACTATAATTAATGTTTTCCCTATCGGGGAAACTAAAGAAACATGCGAAGAAGTACGATCAAAGGATTTTTGGGGACAGCAAAAATCACTTTCAGCTTCATAAAGATTTCAAATACTAAAATatcgagtaaaaaaaaaacaggattgACGGGATATAAATGTAATATGACATGACAGGTTAAACAAAACATAGACAGCGTTTTACTGTAGCAGCTTCATCTCCTCGCCAATCACATAAAAAATGGTAACTAGATATACCTTATCGAACAATTGATAAGCAAGAGTAATACTTGATAGCAGAACTGGATTTGAGTTCATTTACTAACATAGACCATCAGTGAACAAGTATTTGGTAAATCTATTATCCCAGTTTCGTTTTTAGCTGATATTTTAAGAGTAAGttcaaataggaaaaaaatctTTACTGCTTTCTCCTCCCAATAGGAAATTCACTTTGAACACGGAGACCTCGTCCAACGATGATGAGGACTCGCGAACAATGTCATTTCAGTAGCACAGTATCAGAACAGCCCATACGAAACGCTTTATACGGTCATTTTCAGTCTCAAGATAGAAAATACGAGAACCACTTTTGAACTACCTTGAACTATAATTAATGTTTTTCCTGTTGAGGAACTCTAGAAATATGAAAGAAGTAAGGTCAAAAAATTTAACTAAGTTAATGTTGTTGTATGTAATATTGTTTAAAAAGTTTAATGTGAAGTCAAGTTACCGCCTCATAAATACTTTGAATACTAAAAAatcgaagcaaaaagaatagGCTTGACAGGATACAAAAACAATGTGACATaataattctttaaaaaaaacataaacaacaTTTTACCGTAACAGCTCCATTTCTTCGGCAATCAcattcaaaaatgataactAAATACGATATCAAGCAACTGATAAGCAGAGTAATACTTGATAGCAGAACTGTATTTTACCATTTACTAACAAAGACCATCAGTGAACAAGTATTTGCTAAATCTATTGTCCCAGTTTCGTTTTTAGCTGATATTTTAAGAGTAAGTTCTAATAGGAAAAATCTTAACTGTTTTCTCCTCCAAATAGGAAATTCGCTTCGAACAGGGAGACCTCGCCCAACGACGACATTAGGGATCGAAGTATAATCATTAAGCCGAACAAAAGGCTCGTCGAGGCAAAATACGAATCCTGGTTCAAGGCAGCTCTATCTTTTAGACGGTCTGATTCAAGCATTTGGCGGGATAAGGGGAATATCTGTCACAAGCCCAGATGTGGGGCAGCAACTTGCATGTGTTAAAATGTAAATGAAAGCCTGCGATTATTTAGAGTGAATAGTGCATAGTGAACAAGAATTcgggaaactaaaaaaaaacggcgttcattttgtgtgtgttacaaATTATGAAACAAATACAACTCTTTTGGGGCATACAACAACTCATATATTGTAACGATATTAAAAGACATAGTctagaaaagaataaataaataaattaaagaaataGCGTTGCTCGTATGTCGCCCTAAAACCCCTGAGACTAGACGAGACTGTTCTTGAATGACCTACAAAAACTAGTGTAGGGATGATTCTTTGTTAGCCAATCGTGAGTCTTACGACATTGAATATTACAAGATAAAAGGGGGTGACGAAGTGAGTAGGGGATTCTATTCTATTCTATTCTATTCTGTTTTTGAGTTGGTCGGTTGGTGCAACGCTAGTTTGGTGATGGTTTGGTGTTTGTGCTGGCGGTGTTGGTTTTGAAGAGAGAagttagaaagaagaaagagagattcacagagagagagattcGGTTTTAGTTAGTCTATCGGGATTGAATTGGTTTTGTGACAATCGGAGTTTGTTCGGGCAGTGTTGGGTTGAAAGTTTAAGTGTATCTGCGCGTCCGTACCCCCTTTTTGTGTAGTGTAGAGGCCCGGGGGGCCTGGCATGTTAGACTTCGGGTCTGTAGTAAATTAATACCAGACCGAAGAATAACTATCGAGACGAACCGGTGGCCTAAAACGCGCTTCAATCCCGTTACAAATACGGAAGAAAAAGATCCCCGGCGCATTGTGTGCTTGCGTCCAAGTGCGCGTTACAATATACTTAACTTAACCAGCATATCCAAAGCCTCCTCTGTGGCTATTCTTCCTGTTTGTTCCTTATAACATTTGACTCCATAGCATTCCAAAACTCTTGTGTGCTAGATCGCAACCTAAAAATGTGCGACatgattttgaaatatttccaGAAGAAGTTTTCTTGCCTTGGCCGAACCGTAAATGATGACAGTTCCAGTAACGAGCACAGTGGAAGGACTCGGATGGAAGCTGCAATTTTTCGCACTGTGATGACGATTTTTACCAAGAGGACAATTTCAACAGTTACAGTCAAGTAGAAGCCTTGGGAGAAGATGTCGAGTTCCACCGAAGGGAACGGAACTCGCAGTTCGAGCTACGAGGAATGTTCTTTGAAAACTACAAGGCCGGCGCACACTATTGATAATACCGAAGCACCGAACCTAACCAATCattataagaagaaaaactccCCTGCACAAAACACCAAAAAGCATGTGAAATTAAGAGTTAGAAGTAGCAGTCTGCGAACGGAacagaaggaagaaaagaagaataaaataaagggagAATCTCGGGTACCAATAACGAAAGAGCCTACTTCAAGTCGCTTTACTCTTCGGCTCCCCTAGCATTGGTAACGGAGATTCtacctttattttattcttcttttcttctcgttaAATTATGACAAGTAATTAAATATCACACTGGTAGCACAGTCAATCAGCATTCTTTTGCCACCAGTGAATGAATTAATTACGTGAATGGACGTACAGTTTGTCTGCCACATTTTGTAGCGCAGTATCAGAACAGCCCATACGATACGCTTTATACGGTCATTTTCAGTCTCCAGATAGAAAATACGAGAACCACTTTTGAACTACCTTGAACTATAATTAATGTTTTTCCTGTTGAAGAACTCTAGAAATATGAAAGAAGTAAGCTCAAAAAATTTAACTAAGTTAATGTTGTTGTATGTAATATTGTTTAAAAAGTTTAATGTGAAGTCAAGTTACCGCCTCATAAATACTTTAAATACTAAAAAatcgaagcaaaaagaatagGCTTGACAGGATACAAAAACAATGTGACATaataattctttaaaaaaaacataaacaacaTTTTACCGTAACAGCTCCATTTCTTCGGCAATCAcattcaaaaatgataactAAATACGATATCAAGCAACTGATAAGCAGAGTAATACTTGATAGCAGAACTGTATTTTACCATTTACTAACAAAGACCATCAGTGAACAAGTATTTGCTAAATCTATTGTCCCAGTTTCGTTTTTAGCTGATATTTTAAGAGTAAGTTCTAATAGGAAAAATCTTTACTGTTTTCTCCTCCAAATAGAAAATTTGCTTCGAACAGGGAGACCTCGCCCAACGACGACATTCGGGATCACGAACAATGTCATTTCTGACATTCACAGACGTTTTCGGATACGTTTTCGGAGCCATACTCGCAATCATACTCGGATATGTATTCAAAATTATCGTGTACAGTTCAGCCTCGAAAAAAGTGCATGTTGCGAATGGAAGCAATGAACGCGTTCAAGTGAGAACCAGAGACAATATGGAAAATCGACAGGAGACCCTTGCAACTCTGCTACCCGGAGAATTCAACAGACACAGATCAACCGGATGGACGAATGACGCTAGTTTAACAGTCTGTGTTTCCGTGAGATTCGAAGACAACACTGAAGAGTCGATTAACACACAGAACAATCGAAATATAATCATTATGGCGGACAAAGGGCTCATCGAGGCAAAATACGAACCGTGGTACGAAGCAGCTCTATATTTTAGACGGGGTGATTCAAGCATTTGGCGGGATAAGTGGAATATCTGTCACAAGCCCGGATGTGGGGCACCAACTTGTATGTGTTAAATTGTAATTCAAAGCCTGCAATTATTCAGAGTGAATAGAGCATAGTGAATAGAAAATTCgggaaactaaaaaataaacggcgttcattttgtgtgtgttgtaaaTTATGAAACAAATACAACTCTTTTTGGGCATTAAataatacatatatatttaatTAACCAGCATCTCCAAAGCTTCCTCTGGGGCTATGATAGCCGGTTCAGACTTTATAAAAACTTCAATAGACAAAATAGGCAGAACTACAGCTTTTTGAAGAGCAGTCGATTCCATCTATTGCAATTACGCCACATATTTTGCAATCAGTTCATTTCCGTTTTTGGACTTTAACTTTCTGTACGACCGTTACGGAAATAACTGGGAAGCAACAAATACAATCAGTTTCTGAACAGACAATTGTGACCACAGTCAGGCTGTGGCTTGTGCGTTTCTCATTTGAAGTGCATCTAATTCGGTTTTTTTAACATCTCAACAGTCGTAAAGCGATCCATTTAAATTACGGAAAATTGGTAAAACGCTTTCAACAGTACCTTTTTCATATTCTTCCTTCTTGTCTCTTAAAACATTTGACTCCATAGCATTCCAAAACTCTTGTGTGCTAGATCGAAACCTAAAAATGTGCGacaagtttttgaaatatctcGAAAAGAAGTTTTCTTGCTTTGGCCAAACCGTAAATGACGACGGTTCCAGTGATGAGCACAGTGGAAGAAACTCGGATGGAAGCTGCAATTCTTCACACAGTGATGACGATTTTTACCAAGAGGACAGTTTCAAGAGCTACAGTGAAGGAGAAAACTCGGGAGAAGATGTTGTGGAGTCCACCGGGCGGGACGGAACTCGCAGTTCGAGCTACGAAGAATGTTCTTCGAAAACCACAGGATCGACGCACACTATTGAAAATACCGAAGCACCGGGCTTAACCGATCattataagaagaaaaagtcgCCTACACAAAACACCAAAAAGCATGTGAAAATAAGGGTTGGAAGTAGCACTCTGAGAACGGAGCAGGAGGATCAACAAAAATCACCAAATTTCGAAAAACGTCGACCAAAACAAACCAATAAAGAACTTCCAAAAGCTTCGCCTCAGCGAAATAGATCGAAGCAAGATCGAAATTTGAAGAAGCCGCAAGCAATGAAGGATAAAACTGTCAAGCAAAAGAATGACAATCGACCAGACACAGCTAAACAAAGTGAAGAAACCAAAGATGAAAAGGCGCCTCGTTCAAGAAAACCTTCCTTAAAGGTCAAAGAGACAGAAAAAACTGTTAAACCAAATCATGAGAGTAGAAAATCTTCATTAAAGGCcaaaaagacagaaaaaacaGATAAACCAAATCgtgaaaacaagaataaagaaaagattgaaaaagaaaaggtgagaATCAAGCaaccagaagaaaaacgtgcagatgacaaaaaggaaaaaggaaaaattccaAAAGCAGTTAGGAGAACCAACCAAAAATCCACCCCAAATAATCAAGAGAAATCTGCTTCATCTGTATTGCCCAAGAAAATTTTCAGTAAGAAACCGGAATCTGCAACTCAAATGCACAAACCGACGAAAAGTAATGGCAGTAAAATTGGAACGTTTTCTAAGGGTTCAAATAAAAGTACTTCACGTCGGAATGTTCCAACATTTACGTCAAAATCCATCCAAAAAAGAAGGCcaatgaaataaacaagaagCTAAAACACAGCTATTGATACAAAAAATTGTCTCACTGTTAAGAAAATGGCAGTTATTACTAAATTTTGCCCACCAATTGACTTTAATGACAACAAAGGGTTTTGACATGAAACAGTATTGCATCTCTTAGTCGTCAACAAATTCTTCAACTCTCCGTTTCTACATTTCAGACAAATATATCACCGACGCAAGAATCTCTTGGAAAGCTTCGAAGTTATCATTTTTTAGGAAAAGGCCATTCTTTAACCCCGTAGCATCTTCGTGTAAAATGTATCGTCAATTTGAAAATTACAGTAGCGATGAGCAAAATACACTTAGG from Daphnia carinata strain CSIRO-1 chromosome 6, CSIRO_AGI_Dcar_HiC_V3, whole genome shotgun sequence harbors:
- the LOC130690170 gene encoding uncharacterized protein LOC130690170, yielding MITKYDIKQLISRVILDSRTVFYHLLTKTISEQVFAKSIVPVSFLADILRGDLAQRRHSGSRTMSFLTFTDVFGYVFGAILAIILGYVFKIIVYSSASKKVHVANGSNERVQVRTRDNMENRQETLATLLPGEFNRHRSTGWTNDASLTVCVSVRFEDNTEESINTQNNRNIIIMADKGLIEAKYEPWYEAALYFRRGDSSIWRDKWNICHKPGCGAPTCMC
- the LOC130690148 gene encoding uncharacterized protein LOC130690148 isoform X2, with product MCDKFLKYLEKKFSCFGQTVNDDGSSDEHSGRNSDGSCNSSHSDDDFYQEDSFKSYSEGENSGEDVVESTGRDGTRSSSYEECSSKTTGSTHTIENTEAPGLTDHYKKKKSPTQNTKKHVKIRVGSSTLRTEQEDQQKSPNFEKRRPKQTNKELPKASPQRNRSKQDRNLKKPQAMKDKTVKQKNDNRPDTAKQSEETKDEKAPRSRKPSLKVKETEKTVKPNHESRKSSLKAKKTEKTDKPNRENKNKEKIEKEKVRIKQPEEKRADDKKEKGKIPKAVRRTNQKSTPNNQEKSASSVLPKKIFSKKPESATQMHKPTKSNGSKIGTFSKDLGWVNRSCVNDQAVKNRVQDLLSSRLIHADHQVEWLARSIQCIDLTTLAGDDCPSNVARLCSKAAHPLSDDLTRSLQIKHGLLTTGAVCVYPARVADACLGLERLGANIPVASVATGFPTGQTSLKIRLEEIEFAVANGAKEIDIVINRELALSQNWEELYNELVEMRKACGESHMKSILAVGELCNLTNIYKASLVAMMAGSDFIKTSTGKETVNATLPIGLVMCRAIRAYNRKTGFKVGFKPAGGIRTSKDVLQWMTLMKEELGDDYLTPDLFRIGASALLNDIERNLANHATGGYFMAEEMPMA